One segment of Streptomyces sp. XD-27 DNA contains the following:
- the thrS gene encoding threonine--tRNA ligase, which translates to MSDVRVIIQRDSEREERVVTTGTTAADLFDGDRSIVAARVAGQLKDLAYEVADGDEVEPVEISSPDGLDILRHSTAHVLAQAVQELFPEAKLGIGPPIRDGFYYDFDVENPFHPDDLKRIEKKMQEIQKRGQKFARRVVTDEAAREELADEPYKLELIGLKGSAADAAEGASAEVGAGELTIYDNLDAKTGDLCWKDLCRGPHLPSTRVIPAFKLMRSAGAYWRGSEKNPMLQRIYGTAWPSKDELKAHLEFLAEAEKRDHRKLGNELDLFSIPEELGSGLAVFHPKGGVIRRVMEDYSRKRHEESDYEFVNTPHITKANLFETSGHLPHYAESMFPPMEFEGQDYYLKAMNCPMHNLIFRARGRSYRELPLRLFEFGTVYRYEKSGVVHGLTRARGFTQDDSHIYCTKEQMGDELDSLLTFVLNLLRDYGLTDFYLELSTRDESEKFIGEPEEWEEATETLRQAAEKQGLDLVMDPGGAAYYGPKISVQAKDAIGRTWQMSTLQVDFQQPKRFNLEYTAADGSRQTPVMIHRALFGSIERFFAVLLEHYAGAFPAWLAPVQAVGIPIGDAHVPYLREFAAQAKAKGLRMEVDASSDRMQKKIRNAQKAKVPFMVIAGDDDVAQNAVSFRYRDGSQKNGIPVAEALAEIAKAVEDRVQV; encoded by the coding sequence GTGTCAGACGTCCGTGTGATCATCCAACGCGATTCCGAGCGGGAAGAGCGCGTGGTGACCACGGGCACGACGGCCGCGGACCTCTTCGACGGGGACCGCAGCATCGTCGCCGCGCGCGTGGCCGGACAGCTCAAGGACCTGGCGTACGAGGTCGCCGACGGCGACGAGGTCGAGCCGGTCGAGATCTCCAGCCCCGACGGCCTGGACATCCTGCGCCACTCCACCGCGCACGTGCTCGCGCAGGCCGTGCAGGAGCTGTTCCCGGAGGCGAAGCTGGGCATCGGCCCGCCGATCCGCGACGGCTTCTACTACGACTTCGACGTCGAGAACCCGTTCCACCCGGACGATCTCAAGCGCATCGAGAAGAAGATGCAGGAGATCCAGAAGCGCGGGCAGAAGTTCGCCCGCCGCGTGGTGACCGACGAGGCCGCCCGCGAGGAGCTGGCCGACGAGCCGTACAAGCTGGAGCTGATCGGCCTCAAGGGCTCGGCCGCCGACGCCGCCGAGGGCGCCTCCGCCGAGGTCGGCGCGGGCGAGCTGACCATCTACGACAACCTGGACGCCAAGACCGGCGACCTGTGCTGGAAGGACCTCTGCCGCGGTCCGCACCTGCCCAGCACCCGCGTCATCCCGGCCTTCAAGCTGATGCGCAGCGCCGGTGCCTACTGGCGCGGCAGCGAGAAGAACCCGATGCTCCAGCGCATCTACGGCACCGCCTGGCCGTCCAAGGACGAGCTCAAGGCGCACCTGGAGTTCCTGGCCGAGGCCGAGAAGCGCGATCACCGCAAGCTCGGCAACGAGCTGGACCTGTTCTCCATCCCGGAGGAGCTGGGCTCGGGCCTCGCGGTCTTCCACCCCAAGGGCGGTGTGATCCGCCGGGTCATGGAGGACTACTCGCGCAAGCGGCACGAGGAGTCGGACTACGAGTTCGTCAACACCCCGCACATCACGAAGGCCAACCTCTTCGAGACCTCGGGGCACCTGCCGCACTACGCCGAGTCGATGTTCCCGCCCATGGAGTTCGAGGGGCAGGACTACTACCTCAAGGCCATGAACTGCCCGATGCACAACCTGATCTTCAGGGCGCGCGGGCGGTCCTACCGTGAGCTGCCGCTGCGGCTCTTCGAGTTCGGCACGGTCTACCGCTACGAGAAGTCCGGCGTGGTCCACGGTCTGACCCGTGCCCGCGGCTTCACCCAGGACGACTCGCACATCTACTGCACCAAGGAGCAGATGGGCGACGAGCTGGACAGCCTGCTCACCTTCGTCCTGAACCTGCTGCGCGACTACGGCCTGACCGACTTCTACCTGGAGCTGTCCACCCGCGACGAGTCCGAGAAGTTCATCGGTGAGCCGGAGGAGTGGGAGGAGGCCACCGAGACCTTGCGCCAGGCCGCGGAGAAGCAGGGCCTGGACCTGGTCATGGACCCGGGCGGCGCGGCGTACTACGGGCCGAAGATCTCGGTCCAGGCGAAGGACGCCATCGGCCGTACCTGGCAGATGTCGACGCTCCAGGTGGACTTCCAGCAGCCGAAGCGGTTCAACCTGGAGTACACCGCGGCGGACGGCTCCCGGCAGACCCCGGTCATGATCCACCGCGCGCTGTTCGGCTCCATCGAGCGGTTCTTCGCGGTGCTCCTGGAGCACTACGCGGGCGCGTTCCCGGCGTGGCTGGCCCCGGTCCAGGCGGTCGGCATCCCGATCGGCGACGCGCACGTGCCGTACCTGCGGGAGTTCGCGGCCCAGGCGAAGGCCAAGGGGCTGCGGATGGAGGTCGACGCGTCCTCCGACCGCATGCAGAAGAAGATCCGCAACGCCCAGAAGGCCAAGGTGCCGTTCATGGTCATCGCGGGTGACGACGACGTGGCGCAGAACGCGGTGTCGTTCCGCTACCGCGACGGGTCGCAGAAGAACGGCATTCCGGTCGCGGAAGCGCTCGCCGAGATCGCCAAGGCCGTCGAGGACCGCGTCCAGGTCTGA
- a CDS encoding HIT domain-containing protein, giving the protein MLARMTSEPEQQIGVGTQDAFQRLWTPHRMAYIQGENKPTGPGAGDGCPFCTIPEKSDEDGLIIARGRHVYAVLNLYPYNGGHLMVVPFRHVADYTELDGHETVELAEFTKAAMVALRTASGAHGFNIGMNQGAAAGAGIAAHLHQHVVPRWGGDTNFMPVVGHTKVLPQLLADTRRMLAGAWPLS; this is encoded by the coding sequence ATGCTGGCCCGCATGACGAGTGAGCCGGAGCAGCAGATCGGAGTCGGCACCCAGGACGCCTTTCAGCGTCTGTGGACGCCTCATCGGATGGCGTACATCCAGGGCGAGAACAAGCCGACCGGCCCGGGCGCCGGCGACGGCTGCCCCTTCTGCACCATTCCGGAGAAGTCGGACGAGGACGGGCTCATCATCGCCCGGGGCCGCCATGTGTACGCGGTGCTGAACCTGTACCCGTACAACGGCGGCCACCTCATGGTCGTGCCGTTCCGGCACGTCGCCGACTACACCGAGCTGGACGGCCACGAGACGGTCGAGCTGGCGGAGTTCACCAAGGCGGCCATGGTCGCGCTGCGCACCGCGTCGGGCGCGCACGGTTTCAACATCGGCATGAACCAGGGCGCCGCAGCCGGCGCCGGGATCGCCGCGCATCTGCACCAGCACGTGGTGCCGCGCTGGGGCGGGGACACCAACTTCATGCCGGTCGTCGGCCACACCAAGGTGCTGCCGCAGCTGCTCGCCGACACCCGGCGGATGCTCGCCGGCGCCTGGCCGCTGTCGTAG
- a CDS encoding elongation factor G-like protein EF-G2 — MGVRTRTETNPGAAGRAMPADQPGSVRNVVLVGHSGSGKTTLVEALALATGAVNRAGRVEDGGSLSDYDEIEHRQQRSVQLSLVPVAWGGIKINLLDTPGYADFVGELRAGLRAADAALFVVSAADGVDGATRMVWEECAAVGMPRALVITHLESARAGFEEMVQTCQAAFGGDDPDAVLPLYLPLRGTAGADGHSPVTGLIGLLSERVFDYASGERKETTPADELLPRIAEARNRLIEGIIAESEDETLMDRYLGGAEIDMKTLVEDLEKAVARGTFHPVLAAAPAAEGARHGLGTIELLELVTGGFPTPMEREVPAVTTPDGARRPPLTCDPDGPLAAEVVKTSSDPYVGRISLVRVFSGTLRPDETVHVSGHGLEDRGHEDHDVDERVGALSAPFGKQQRTLAQAIAGDLACVAKLNHAETGDTLSAKDQPLLMAPWEMPDPLLPVAIHAHSKADEDKLSQGLARLVAEDPTMRLEQNQDTHQVVLWCLGEAHRDVALERLRTRYGVQVDTIPHKVSLRETFGAAAAGRGRHVKQSGGHGQYAICEIRVEPLPGGSGIEFVDKVVGGAVPRQFIPSVEKGIRAQAARGVAAGYPLVDVRVTLLDGKAHSVDSSDAAFQTAGALALREAAADVPIHLLEPVAEVRVLVSDEYVGPVMSDLSGRRGRVMGTEQSGGGLTLIRAEVPEIEIGRYAIDLRSLSHGTGRFSRDYARHEPMPPQLAERVREQATAAA, encoded by the coding sequence ATGGGCGTGAGGACGAGGACCGAGACGAACCCAGGGGCCGCCGGCAGGGCTATGCCGGCCGACCAGCCCGGCTCCGTACGGAACGTGGTGCTGGTCGGCCACAGTGGATCGGGCAAGACCACATTGGTGGAGGCGCTGGCGCTGGCGACGGGCGCGGTCAATCGGGCGGGCCGGGTCGAGGACGGCGGCTCGCTCTCCGACTACGACGAGATCGAGCACCGGCAGCAGCGCTCCGTGCAGCTGTCCCTGGTTCCCGTCGCATGGGGCGGGATCAAGATCAACCTACTGGACACCCCCGGGTACGCCGACTTCGTCGGGGAGCTGAGGGCCGGTCTGCGAGCCGCGGACGCGGCCCTCTTCGTCGTCTCGGCGGCGGACGGGGTGGACGGCGCGACCCGCATGGTGTGGGAGGAGTGCGCGGCCGTCGGCATGCCCCGCGCACTGGTGATCACCCACCTGGAGTCGGCGCGGGCCGGCTTCGAGGAGATGGTCCAGACGTGCCAGGCGGCGTTCGGCGGCGACGACCCCGACGCCGTACTGCCGCTGTACCTGCCGCTGCGCGGCACGGCGGGCGCGGACGGGCACAGTCCCGTCACCGGGCTGATCGGCCTGCTGTCCGAGCGGGTCTTCGACTACGCGTCCGGCGAACGGAAGGAGACCACACCCGCCGACGAGCTGCTGCCACGGATCGCCGAGGCCCGGAACCGGCTCATCGAGGGCATCATCGCCGAGAGCGAGGACGAGACCCTCATGGACCGCTATCTCGGCGGCGCCGAGATCGACATGAAGACCCTGGTCGAGGACCTGGAGAAGGCCGTCGCGCGCGGCACCTTCCACCCCGTGCTGGCCGCCGCGCCCGCCGCCGAAGGAGCCCGGCACGGGCTGGGCACGATCGAGCTGCTGGAGCTGGTCACCGGCGGCTTCCCCACCCCGATGGAGCGCGAGGTACCCGCCGTCACCACCCCCGACGGCGCCCGGCGCCCGCCGCTGACGTGCGATCCCGACGGCCCGCTGGCCGCCGAGGTGGTCAAGACCTCCTCCGATCCGTACGTCGGCCGCATCTCCCTGGTGCGGGTCTTCTCCGGGACCCTGCGCCCGGACGAGACGGTGCACGTGTCCGGACACGGCCTGGAGGACCGGGGCCACGAGGACCACGACGTGGACGAGCGGGTGGGCGCCCTGTCCGCGCCGTTCGGCAAGCAGCAGCGCACCCTGGCCCAGGCCATCGCCGGAGACCTGGCCTGCGTCGCCAAGCTCAACCACGCCGAGACCGGCGACACCCTGTCCGCGAAGGACCAGCCGCTGCTGATGGCCCCGTGGGAGATGCCCGACCCGCTCCTGCCGGTGGCCATCCACGCACACAGCAAGGCGGACGAGGACAAGCTCTCCCAGGGCCTGGCCCGGCTGGTGGCCGAGGACCCGACGATGCGCCTGGAGCAGAACCAGGACACCCACCAGGTGGTGCTGTGGTGCCTGGGCGAGGCGCACCGGGACGTGGCGCTGGAGCGGCTGCGCACCCGGTACGGCGTCCAGGTCGACACCATCCCGCACAAGGTGTCGCTGCGCGAGACGTTCGGCGCCGCGGCGGCCGGGCGCGGACGGCACGTCAAGCAGTCCGGCGGCCACGGCCAGTACGCGATCTGCGAGATCCGGGTGGAGCCGCTGCCCGGCGGCTCCGGCATCGAGTTCGTGGACAAGGTGGTGGGCGGCGCGGTGCCGCGCCAGTTCATCCCGTCCGTGGAGAAGGGCATCCGGGCCCAGGCGGCCCGCGGCGTCGCCGCCGGATACCCGCTGGTCGACGTACGGGTCACCCTGCTCGACGGCAAGGCGCACTCGGTGGACTCCTCCGACGCCGCCTTCCAGACCGCGGGCGCCCTCGCCCTGCGGGAGGCGGCCGCCGACGTCCCGATCCATCTGCTGGAGCCGGTCGCCGAGGTGCGGGTGCTCGTCTCCGACGAGTACGTGGGCCCGGTGATGAGCGATCTGTCGGGGCGGCGCGGCCGCGTCATGGGGACCGAGCAGTCCGGCGGCGGCCTCACCCTGATCCGCGCCGAGGTCCCGGAGATCGAGATCGGACGGTACGCGATCGACCTGCGCTCGCTGTCGCACGGCACCGGGCGGTTCAGCCGCGACTACGCCCGGCACGAGCCGATGCCCCCTCAGCTGGCGGAACGCGTCCGGGAACAGGCCACCGCCGCGGCCTGA